In Aedes albopictus strain Foshan chromosome 3, AalbF5, whole genome shotgun sequence, the following are encoded in one genomic region:
- the LOC109401961 gene encoding cell death regulator Aven, which yields MDKSAARDKRRKDKHHKKPPPAKPASGGASTKPPKETPPIPSSAPLIVCDVNNFSRRPIESNWNSGKDLPSSGGSDSEDEQLRAADFEKLLQMPPSVSGHLFLSTEKHWLSESEEGIKTGQHFQIDTKQLTASLASIPFYERNDYPSELFSKQEIDSMKLKAQYEAKKYDELCQRSKTTSGKMADKPKPPVKCLIGAGSLPPQPERVQKARPEVEHPPPPPPPRPVPCLIGPMALPPELRNEPNVTGGTARLSERLGEGSLADGCEPVPIGNVNEQQAGRSSSSGDGKRVNDQSNLGGKSKDEVQKETKEDIQQWLGDILDM from the exons ATGGATAAAAGTGCAGCACGG GACAAACGTCGCAAGGACAAGCACCACAAGAAGCCACCTCCGGCCAAACCTGCTTCCGGCGGGGCATCAACTAAACCCCCAAAAGAGACCCCACCTATCCCCAGTTCAGCGCCGTTGATAGTGTGTGACGTGAATAACTTCTCGCGCCGGCCAATCGAATCCAACTGGAACAGCGGCAAGGATCTCCCTTCCTCGGGGGGAAGCGACTCCGAAGACGAGCAACTGCGGGCTGCCGATTTCGAGAAGCTTCTGCAGATGCCCCCGTCCGTCAGTGGCCATTTGTTCCTCAGCACCGAAAAGCACTGGCTTAGTGAGAGCGAGGAAGGCATCAAGACCGGGCAGCACTTCCAGATCGACACCAAGCAGCTGACGGCCAGTTTGGCATCGATTCCGTTTTACGAGCGGAACGACTATCCGAGCGAGCTGTTCTCCAAGCAGGAAATCGATTCCATGAAATTGAAAGCTCAATACGAAGCGAAAAAGTACGACGAACTTTGTCAACGGTCGAAAACAACGTCCGGAAAGATGGCGGATAAACCGAAACCACCGGTCAAGTGCCTTATTGGAGCAGGGTCGCTTCCTCCCCAACCGGAGAGAGTTCAGAAGGCCAGGCCGGAAGTGGAACATccgcctcctcctcctcctccccgGCCGGTGCCATGTTTGATTGGTCCGATGGCGTTGCCACCGGAACTGAGGAATGAACCCAACGTGACTGGAGGAACCGCACGGCTGTCGGAACGACTTGGGGAGGGGAGTTTAGCAGACGGTTGCGAACCCGTTCCTATTGGGAATGTTAATGAGCAACAAGCTGGGCGATCGAGCTCGTCTGGGGATGGGAAACGAGTGAATGATCAGAGTAATTTGGGAGGTAAATCGAAAGACGAGGTCCAGAAGGAGACAAAGGAAGATATTCAACAGTGGCTTGGCGATATTTTGGATATGTAA